One segment of Vibrio gazogenes DNA contains the following:
- the thiE gene encoding thiamine phosphate synthase — protein MIGLRISKALLTAEMSVLLKEELHHFLTVAQTEGLAAADTSLFFDENNVDENSDDGWFICLGSIDLRKPDKYHGVVVGKQSVMLTAEELPQQNIQQHYHVTYCEQIKDQLLTDGRNDQPRVWKTKPLSKINPEDGGVVNLAANHVMIASSPQPDAPLSERWLVGDEVCSLSPVAQADASNLISILQYTFSQHSFVSKHLAWFIGGLILDFPLEDALIIARASLNVSRETWPRSAHDFPVIAAVTDENLDIDGDIENTSGEKSSTVVELPISETAISDTNDNWHYFNAVNAADLSLYPVVDDVIWVEKLLRLGVKTIQLRIKNPHQTDLEQQIKQAVLLGKTYQAQVFINDYWQLAIQYQAFGVHLGQGDLPTADIQALRHAGIRLGISTHGYWEILKAQQLRPSYIALGHIFPTTTKQMPSQPQGLARLRLYQQLVDSIAEAHHRAIPTVAIGGIDLENAATVLAQGVSSLAVVRAVTQAANTVSVVDAFQRLFLSPEGGLLRRAPFQSGRRDNGITR, from the coding sequence ATGATTGGGCTACGCATTTCTAAAGCGCTTCTGACAGCGGAAATGAGTGTCTTGCTGAAGGAAGAGCTTCACCATTTCTTGACGGTTGCACAAACAGAAGGGTTAGCAGCAGCGGATACGAGTCTCTTTTTTGATGAGAATAACGTTGATGAGAATAGCGATGATGGTTGGTTCATCTGTCTCGGGTCAATCGATCTGAGAAAGCCGGACAAATATCATGGTGTCGTGGTGGGTAAACAAAGCGTCATGCTGACCGCAGAGGAGCTGCCGCAACAAAATATTCAGCAGCACTATCATGTGACCTACTGTGAGCAAATCAAGGATCAACTGCTGACGGATGGACGGAATGATCAGCCAAGGGTGTGGAAAACCAAACCGCTTTCCAAGATAAATCCGGAGGATGGCGGTGTTGTCAATCTTGCTGCTAATCATGTGATGATCGCGAGTTCACCACAGCCGGATGCGCCGCTCTCTGAACGATGGCTGGTGGGGGATGAAGTGTGTTCACTTTCTCCAGTTGCCCAGGCTGATGCATCAAACCTCATCTCTATATTGCAATACACATTCTCACAACATTCATTTGTCTCAAAGCATTTAGCTTGGTTTATCGGGGGATTGATTTTAGATTTTCCACTTGAAGATGCTTTAATCATTGCTCGGGCATCACTGAATGTTTCACGTGAAACATGGCCACGAAGTGCGCATGATTTCCCTGTGATTGCCGCAGTTACAGATGAAAATTTAGATATAGATGGCGATATAGAAAATACATCCGGAGAAAAGTCATCAACTGTCGTCGAGTTACCCATTTCAGAGACAGCGATTTCCGATACAAATGACAATTGGCACTACTTTAACGCGGTCAATGCTGCCGACTTGTCATTGTATCCTGTCGTTGATGACGTGATTTGGGTGGAGAAATTACTCCGCTTAGGCGTGAAGACTATCCAACTACGGATTAAAAATCCGCATCAAACCGACCTTGAGCAGCAGATTAAACAGGCCGTTTTGCTGGGGAAAACATATCAAGCACAAGTTTTCATTAATGACTACTGGCAATTGGCGATTCAATATCAGGCATTTGGTGTGCATCTGGGACAAGGCGATTTACCCACCGCAGATATTCAGGCGCTGCGCCATGCAGGGATTCGATTAGGAATTTCAACGCATGGCTACTGGGAAATTCTCAAGGCACAACAACTGCGACCAAGTTATATCGCACTCGGGCATATTTTCCCGACCACGACGAAACAGATGCCGTCTCAGCCTCAAGGTCTTGCCCGGTTACGGCTTTATCAACAGCTCGTCGATTCGATTGCCGAGGCTCATCATCGGGCGATTCCAACCGTTGCAATTGGCGGGATCGATTTAGAGAACGCCGCAACAGTTTTAGCACAGGGCGTTTCCAGTTTAGCTGTCGTTCGTGCCGTCACACAGGCGGCAAATACCGTGAGTGTTGTGGATGCCTTTCAGCGGTTATTTTTGTCGCCGGAAGGGGGGCTGTTGAGGAGAGCACCATTTCAGTCAGGGAGGAGAGACAATGGCATTACTCGATGA